From one Diachasmimorpha longicaudata isolate KC_UGA_2023 chromosome 8, iyDiaLong2, whole genome shotgun sequence genomic stretch:
- the LOC135165671 gene encoding zinc finger protein ZFP2-like, which produces METCVLIPKEFSLALASDCKRDLGIFKNDNNIADVRISVWSNVFIPSGTLIYPFQGSIRFDKIDLYSLLDDNDIRREYGCYDEVSFSNYNLNHRKCNWIRFLRIVQGYSDHVNLIGTKVKGEPIFEVIKDVQPDSELVAWFLPASHEDLVFISRDVCSRSAIYRCTIDSILAESPLDLSKTLLSHQSSSLSSTYYEVDEYESTSEESSSSTLSLVSDHLDCSILTTIKRGERVLLPCEVCGKSFDRPSLLKRHMRTHTGEKPHVCMVCNKGFSTSSSLNTHKRIHSGEKPHQCLVCGKKFTASSNLYYHRMTHIKEKPHKCSQCSKSFPTPGDLKSHMYVHNGLWPFRCHICSRGFSKPTNLKNHMLLHLGRCSNKKFIKSDM; this is translated from the exons ATGGAGACCTGTGTGCTGATACCAAAAGAATTCTCACTGGCCCTCGCCAGCGACTGCAAGAGGGActtgggaattttcaaaaatgataaCAACATCGCGGATGTCAGAATATCCGTGTGGTCCAACGTCTTCATACCCAGTGGCACGCTTATCTATCCATTCCAGGGGTCTATCAGGTTCGATAAGATCGATCTGTACTCCCTTCTCGATGATAACGAT ATAAGACGGGAGTACGGCTGTTACGATGAAGTCTCATTTTCAAATTACAATCTCAATCATCGCAAGTGTAATTGGATAAGATTTCTCAGGATTGTACAGGGGTACAGTGATCACGTGAATCTCATTGGTACCAAAGTCAAAG GTGAGCCGATATTCGAAGTAATCAAGGATGTCCAGCCAGACTCTGAGCTCGTCGCCTGGTTTCTTCCAGCATCCCACGAGGATCTTGTCTTCATATCGCGTGACGTCTGTTCACGTTCAGCAATCTACAGGTGCACCATCGACTCAATTCTCGCTG AGTCCCCCCTTGATCTCTCAAAGACCCTGTTATCACACCAATCGTCATCGCTATCGTCAACTTACTACGAAGTCGATGAGTACGAGTCAACATCCGAGGAATCGTCATCCTCAACCCTGTCCCTAGTCAGCGATCACTTAGACTGCAGTATCTTAACGACAATTAAACGAGGTGAACGTGTGCTCCTTCCCTGCGAAGTCTGTGGCAAGTCATTCGATAGGCCGTCGTTACTCAAGCGTCATATGAGAACTCACACAG GTGAAAAACCACACGTTTGTATGGTCTGCAACAAGGGCTTCTCTACGTCGAGCTCACTCAACACACACAAACGCATACACAGCGGTGAAAAGCCACATCAGTGTCTCGTGTGTGGCAAAAAATTTACAGCATCCTCCAATCTTTACTATCATCGGATGACTCACATAAAG GAAAAACCGCACAAGTGTTCCCAATGTTCGAAATCATTTCCAACACCGGGCGATCTCAAGAGCCACATGTACGTGCACAACGGACTGTGGCCATTCAGGTGTCATATCTGCAGCCGCGGCTTCAGTAAGCCGACTAATCTCAAAAATCATATGCTGCTGCACCTCGGTAGAtgctcaaataaaaaattcatcaagtcTGACATGTAA
- the LOC135165643 gene encoding uncharacterized protein LOC135165643, protein MRLLEGLGVNPGMEKDKYTTQVDPNINDDDFPERSLRLAKNYCRNPTGDPKGPWCYTMEPSLIDDECGIPLCNFGECRVTGGGAEYGGRREISSSGKKCKSWDTRHKTVKGKTEKFSNRDFPDSSKRKAKHYCRNPDDDPGGPWCYVEEENYELVEREYCDIPFCDDRDCLVYTRNATTYSTITSMNSTAGNMTVWVKLWEPRDELQGEARLLLTLLPIPTSAKTVAEDWRAGTELLISNSGSGQRHPGFTVNNDLEPTPNILLSSNWTGLSITWGGGFISVSLQGSVKPIFLDEYGKKNTISGLHENSFFYYGLMGTGVLWSTDNCLQSCEIHTTYGTDFIRVWPLQQSNTTYDINFRVRASKKVLVKLYESPGKVFPCFTVKIISSLSPLKNPPIITSHSTHCQITFESSQLVTLTYQETSKSVKQQLQEVSSSNLLDIWTWKHFTLSSFGPHLRLFSEKHYGPEEILYAKEHVFSTLRWFSIGSDNSIAHWALFCTPGEADAVEKPSPPNCLSNPRDYLYQGSQWISEEGRPCNPWSSTDVPEEERKNNLFPEESVLRAANKCRNPGHDPKGPYCYTNSSSGLEKSYCSVRACRSSECRTAGTANDYIGTLSITRSGRTCAPWVIDEDEGQLVKTAGRPIPEETLSTVASTNGRQSLVDKLKTPKTGESILSYDKAGAKVLDNRFVTVDHDSKKCRARRDDSQEKEKVLEKMDKLADEFYGRTKPATEKTTAQQHTDGEDDYGEDNTLITLAKYAHDHSQEKSSSSTEGATSSTAKWSLQDKEEEEKMDKLADDFFTNTKSSSTGKPTDRHSINEDDDYDDDNVLITMPNYSHDHPEEKSFPSTERTSSTSTSTPHDKKDILEKMDKLADQFFGRTKPPSTEKPTERHPIDEDENYDDDNVLITMPKYPHDLPSEKPSTSTKKTSLSTENPVTTETSSDRPHQADDEDNVLVTLATSPHDLSPSTEKTTPSQKNQHPRRPNTGIIREHFNESFFPEQSARNASNYCRDPSRNMAGAWCYTTDPEVPQDLCDVPDCDESDECISLARGQESKRKFFLFPEHRSEGLRFLVKAWEPDNPDSITFTFTADKGLKSRYILKLGAMDNEKVMLYRQGEEGDMELVKKKTLPHLLYLGKWSSFIIKIPRGKIEIFYEESPNALFDWEDPDPTQAFLPVYYSYASELGNTIGVSFGCESRCLVENTETERFTRIIPIKSSTQRIQLMIRAEGVVLVPLLLFPATPGYYAVTLGELEEWIFFIKNTYPNVQIYHKQKAPSRVFTKDTWTNITIIYRLYILMNFPSRWYNSTIDIYWNETLTFNYVHVHPLVFYFFSLGVDKGGWATWTANCLPPDIDGDPIDGGWSEWSPWACSASCNGGIGTRKRSCNNPEPNVKGEPCMGPSVMTGKCNTILCGDITEDTVNLIKRRSRRNHTSIIVREGQSIVIPSDSDVIEIITRESPDSDINWSHNGIFLKPDEERVQLVDHDIVIKRSEVNDSGVYTITLHRVDETHMILKLVSLAVLPVRSIVTLRETLPMTAVCHCVIIGYLYNDLKVSWSINNDLWKDYGTTQPISVNVDLIPALNKSHRGMWRCLVRQDDLGFNWTTNAIFVNVIGPPNWKTHLMEDRLTRPIFGWMPNEDFVAASAIIIFLVITLCIIAGTIAYLRFQKSLEGAMSPKVMGQKPMERIRTRQGREKISTRKKVFDQFQKLSDTERGRGEREKLLSSIE, encoded by the exons ATGAGACTGCTGGAGGGATTAGGTGTCAATCCTGGCATGGAGAAGGACAAATACACAACGCAA GTCGATCCGAACATAAATGATGACGACTTCCCTGAGCGATCGCTGCGTCTAGCAAAAAATTACTGTAGAAATCCAACTGGAGACCCAAAAGGCCCTTGGTGTTACACCATGGAACCCAGTCTGATTGACGACGAGTGTGGGATACCTCTCTGTAACTTCGGAG aatGTAGAGTCACCGGGGGTGGAGCGGAGTACGGGGGCAGGCGTGAGATCAGCTCCTCCGGGAAAAAGTGTAAATCGTGGGACACGAGACACAAAACAGTCAAGGGGAAGactgaaaaattctccaacagAGACTTTCCGGATTCATCGAAGAGGAAGGCGAAGCACTACTGCAGAAATCCCGATGACGATCCTGGGGGTCCCTGGTGCTACGTAGAGGAGGAGAATTATGAACTCGTTGAGAGGGAGTACTGCGACATTCCATTCTGCGATGACAGGGATTGTCTGGTTTACACTAGAAATGCCACCACGTATTCAACCATAACTTCCATGAACTCAACTGCCGGGAACATGACCGTCTGGGTGAAGTTGTGGGAGCCGAGGGATGAACTCCAG GGTGAAGCCCGACTACTGCTAACCCTCCTCCCTATCCCCACATCCGCAAAGACTGTTGCCGAGGATTGGCGAGCAGGAACCGAACTCTTGATATCCAATTCCGGTTCCGGGCAAAGACACCCCGGCTTCACCGTAA ACAATGACCTTGAGCCCACACCCAACATCCTCTTGAGTTCGAACTGGACTGGACTATCAATCACCTGGGGCGGTGGCTTCATTTCCGTGAGCCTCCAGGGCTCCGTGAAACCCATATTCCTCGACGAATATGGAAAGAAGAATACCATCTCTGGCCTGCACGAGAACAGTTTCTTTTATTACGGGCTCATGGGAACGGGTGTCTTGTGGAGCACGGACAACTGTCTCCAATCGTGCGAGATTCACACGACTTATGGGACAGACTTCATTCGAGTCTGGCCCCTCCAACAAAGTAACACAACATATGATATTAATTTTCGTGTGCGCGCCAGTAAGAAAGTCCTGGTGAAGCTCTACGAGAGTCCGGGGAAGGTCTTCCCTTGCTTCacggtgaaaattatttcctcatTATCCCCTCTTAAAAATCCACC tatcatcacTTCCCATTCCACCCACTGTCAGATAACATTCGAAAGCAGTCAATTGGTGACGCTGACCTACCAAGAAACTTCGAAATCCGTCAAGCAACAGCTGCAAGAAGTCTCGAGCTCAAATCTCCTAGACATTTGGACGTGGAAACACTTCACTCTCTCCAGCTTTGGCCCTCACCTGCGGCTCTTCTCCGAAAAGCACTATGGACCTGAAGAAATTCTCTACGCCAAAGAGCACGTCTTCAGTACTCTGAGGTGGTTCAGCATCGGTTCAGACAATTCCATCGCCCATTGGGCGTTGTTCTGCACACCTGGAGAGGCGGATGCAGTGGAGAAGCCGTCCCCTCCCAATTGTTTGTCCAACCCTCGAGATTATTTGTACCAAGGGTCCCAGTGGATCAGCGAAGAAGGTCGCCCCTGCAACCCCTGGAGTTCGACAGAC GTTCCGGAAGAGGAGaggaaaaacaatttattccCCGAAGAGTCAGTCCTGAGGGCCGCCAATAAATGTCGCAACCCGGGACATGATCCCAAAGGCCCCTACTGCTACACAAATTCATCATCAGGACTGGAGAAGAGCTACTGCTCCGTCCGCGCTTGTAGATCCTCAGAATGCAGAACTGCTGGGACTGCCAACGACTACATTGGAACACTGTCCATCACCCGATCAGGTCGCACCTGCGCACCCTGGGTGATCGATGAAGATGAGGGACAGCTGGTGAAAACTGCGGGCAGACCAATACCAGAAGAGACTCTCTCAACTGTCGCCTCGACGAATGGACGACAATCTTTGGTGGATAAATTGAAGACACCGAAGACAGGCGAGAGCATTCTATCTTACGATAAAGCCGGGGCGAAGGTTCTCGATAATCGATTTGTCACGGTCGATCATGACTCGAAAAAGTGTAGAGCGAGGAGAGATGATTCgcaggagaaagagaaggtTTTGGAGAAGATGGATAAATTGGCGGACGAGTTTTATGGGAGGACGAAACCTGCGACAGAAAAAACGACAGCGCAACAGCACACTGATGGGGAGGATGACTATGGTGAAGATAATACCTTGATAACCCTGGCGAAATATGCGCATGATCATTCTCAGGAAAAATCATCCTCATCGACAGAAGGGGCAACTTCGTCGACTGCAAAATGGAGTCTTCAGGATAAAGAGGAAGAGGAGAAGATGGACAAACTAGCGGACGATTTTTTCACAAATACAAAGTCATCATCGACTGGAAAACCAACAGACCGACATTCTATTAATGAAGATGATGATTACGATGACGATAATGTGTTGATAACCATGCCAAATTACTCGCACGATCATCCTGAAGAAAAGTCATTCCCATCGACAGAAAGAACTTCTTCGACATCGACATCTACTCCTCATGATAAGAAAGACATCTTGGAGAAAATGGATAAATTAGCGGATCAATTTTTCGGAAGGACGAAGCCACCATCAACCGAAAAACCAACAGAACGACATCCCATAGATGAAGATGAAAACTACGATGATGATAATGTCCTGATAACCATGCCGAAATACCCGCATGACCTTCCAAGTGAAAAGCCATCCAcctcaacaaaaaaaacttctcTCTCAACTGAAAATCCGGTTACCACGGAGACCTCTTCAGACCGGCCTCACCAAGCTGACGATGAGGACAATGTCCTGGTAACCCTGGCGACCTCCCCTCATGACCTCTCCCCATCAACCGAGAAGACGACCCCCAGTCAGAAGAACCAACACCCAAGAAGACCGAACACCGGAATAATCCGTGAACATTTCAACGAGTCCTTCTTCCCCGAGCAGAGTGCCCGGAACGCCAGCAACTACTGCCGCGATCCATCCCGAAATATGGCCGGGGCCTGGTGCTACACAACAGACCCAGAAGTCCCCCAGGACTTGTGCGACGTACCCGACTGCGACGAATCGGACGAGTGTATCTCGCTGGCAAGGGGCCAAGAGTCAAAACGcaaatttttcctcttccCCGAGCATCGCTCCGAGGGCCTGCGCTTCCTCGTGAAGGCCTGGGAGCCGGACAACCCAGATTCCATAACATTCACCTTCACTGCTGATAAGGGACTCAAGTCGAGGTACATTTTGAAGTTGGGGGCGATGGATAACGAGAAGGTGATGTTGTATCGACAGGGAGAGGAGGGAG ATATGGAACTCGTGAAGAAAAAGACTCTTCCTCATTTACTGTACCTCGGAAAATGGAGtagttttataattaaaattccacgaggaaaaatcgaaatattcTACGAGGAGTCGCCGAATGCTCTATTCGATTGGGAGGATCCGGACCCAACTCAGGCATTTCTCCCAGTTTACTATTCGTACGCCAGTGAATTGGGGAACACGATTGGCGTCTCCTTCGGGTGTGAATCGA GGTGTCTCGTGGAGAATACCGAAACCGAACGATTTACGAGGATAATTCCGATAAAATCCTCCACCCAGAGAATCCAACTGATGATCAGAGCTGAGGGAGTGGTTTTGGTTCCATTGCTGCTGTTTCCGGCCACTCCTGG GTATTACGCGGTGACTCTGGGCGAGTTAGAGGAATGGATATTCTTCATCAAGAACACGTACCCAAACGTGCAGATATACCACAAACAGAAAGCTCCCTCTCGGGTATTCACCAAGGACACATGGACAAACATCACGATAAT TTACCGGTTATATATACTGATGAATTTTCCGAGCAGATGGTACAACTCGACCATCGACATTTACTGGAATGAAACCCTGACATTTAATTACGTCCACGTACATCCACTCGTGTTCTATTTCTTCTCATTGGGAGTTGATAAAGGTGGATGGGCGACTTGGACAGCAAATTGCTTGCCCCCAG acATCGACGGAGACCCAATAGACGGTGGCTGGTCCGAATGGAGCCCGTGGGCGTGCAGTGCGAGTTGCAACGGGGGAATAGGTACCAGGAAACGCAGCTGCAATAATCCCGAGCCAAACGTTAAAGGGGAACCCTGTATGGGCCCAAGTGTAATGACAGGCAAATGTAACACCATATTATGTGGTGATATAACGGAGGATACGGTGAATCTGATAAAAAGAAGAAGCCGCAGAAATCACACATCCATAATCGTCAGAGAGGGCCAGAGCATCGTAATTCCATCGGATAGCGACGTGATCGAGATTATTACCCGGGAGTCGCCCGATTCTGATATCAATTGGTCCCATAATGGTATATTTCTCAAGCCAGATGAAGAGAGAGTCCAATTAGTTGATCACGATATAG TGATAAAACGGAGTGAGGTGAATGACTCTGGCGTCTACACGATAACTCTCCATCGAGTTGATGAGACACATATGATTCTCAAACTGGTGAGTCTAGCTGTGCTACCTGTCAGGAGCATCGTGACACTCCGGGAGACTCTACCCATGACTGCTGTCTGTCACTGCGTTATTATTGGCTACTTGTACAATGATCTTAAAGTATCTTGGAGTATTAATAACGATTTGTGGAAGGATTATGGAACAACTCAGCCGATCTCCGTCAATGTCGATCTAATACCCGCCCTGAACAAGAGCCACCGGGGCATGTGGCGTTGCCTTGTCAGGCAGGACGACTTGGGCTTCAATTGGACGACTAATGCGATATTTGTTAATGTCATTGGGCCGCCTAATTGGAAGACACACCTGATGGAGGATAGATTGACTAGACCGATCTTTGGGTGGATGCCAAACGAGGACTTCGTCGCGGCTAgtgctattattatttttctagtAATTACGTTGTGCATAATTGCGGGGACCATTGCATACCTCAG GTTTCAGAAGAGTTTGGAAGGGGCGATGTCTCCAAAAGTGATGGGACAGAAGCCCATGGAGAGGATCAGGACTCGTCAGGGAAGGGAGAAGATTTCAACTCGGAAGAAGGTTTTTGATCAGTTTCAAAAGCTCTCCGATACAGAGAGGGGGAGAGGCGAGAGGGAGAAGTTACTCTCGTCAATTGAATGA
- the Trs23 gene encoding trafficking protein particle complex subunit 4 produces MVIYGVYIVSKSGGLIFNHDHNVPKIEHERVFNYPLDIKLICENKKVVVAFGQRDGINVGHVLMSVNGAPLTGNLLENGRDVLEVLDDPQNFPITLKFSRAKMTTNEKIFLASMFYPLFAIASQLSPEPRCSGIEVLEADTFRLYCYQTLTGVKFMVVAEPSQLGMEILTKRVYELYADYALKNPFYSLEMPIRCELFETNLVSLLETVEKSGISSV; encoded by the exons ATGGTTATATACGGTGTTTATATTGTCTCTAAGTCCGGTGGATTAATATTCAATCACGATCACAATGTCCCAAAGATCGAGCATGAGAGGGTTTTTAATTATCCTTTGGACATTAAGTTAATttgtgagaataaaaaagttgTTGTTGCTTTTGGACAACGAGACGGAATCAATG TTGGACACGTCCTGATGTCAGTAAACGGTGCCCCCCTGACAGGCAATCTCCTAGAAAATGGTCGTGACGTTCTGGAGGTCCTGGATGATCCCCAGAATTTCCCAATCACCCTGAAATTCAGTCGAGCAAAGATGACGACAAATGAAAAGATCTTTCTCGCCTCAATGTTCTACCCCCTTTTCGCAATAGCCAGCCAGTTGAGCCCAGAGCCCAGATGCTCTGGAATCGAGGTCCTTGAGGCTGACACATTCCGTCTCTACTGCTACCAGACTCTCACTGGAGTCAAATTCATGGTCGTCGCAGAGCCCTCCCAACTAGGCATGGAGATACTAACTAAAAGGGTCTACGAGCTCTACGCGGATTATGCTCTCAAGAACCCCTTTTATTCCCTGGAGATGCCCATCAGGTGCGAATTATTCGAGACGAACCTGGTGAGCCTTTTGGAGACTGTGGAGAAGTCTGGGATAAGCAGTGTCTGA